Proteins encoded by one window of Arcobacter sp. LA11:
- the holA gene encoding DNA polymerase III subunit delta has product MYKNEFDNLLRQEKKFNAYMFYGQSNFLIEYYTSLVANQLGTPDEIEKLYFDDFDFKYSKDKLLQSSLFAANNILVIKLDKKLPKKEVVELIQACNTNSDSKVVFACMGDADFKTMGGYFTQKLNAVSVRMFSPFANEAVRLLEAQAKDLGINCEMSALNHLYFMHRQDLSLCVNDLKKLSILDERITPDIVSKHCFGIGAVDFEDFLHNLLSGQDIGDDLDLLLEEGMNEIYLLNQITSFVQQLFMISSYARVHGAPNAKEILGFIPPKNVWEKKSRLAINIKPDLFLEILNYLLKVELELKSSKIDNQNLYLQACLRKISVLIR; this is encoded by the coding sequence ATGTACAAAAATGAATTCGATAACTTACTTAGACAAGAAAAAAAATTTAATGCTTATATGTTTTATGGGCAATCAAATTTCTTAATAGAATATTACACATCACTTGTGGCAAACCAATTAGGTACACCTGATGAAATAGAAAAGCTATATTTTGATGATTTTGATTTTAAATATTCAAAAGATAAGTTATTACAATCTTCTTTATTTGCAGCAAATAATATTCTTGTAATAAAACTTGATAAAAAACTTCCTAAAAAAGAGGTTGTTGAACTAATCCAAGCTTGTAATACAAACTCTGATTCGAAAGTTGTTTTCGCATGCATGGGTGATGCTGATTTTAAGACAATGGGTGGATATTTTACTCAAAAATTAAATGCAGTTAGTGTAAGAATGTTTTCTCCTTTTGCAAATGAAGCTGTTAGACTTTTAGAAGCACAAGCTAAAGATTTAGGAATAAATTGCGAAATGTCTGCGTTAAACCACTTGTATTTTATGCATAGGCAAGATTTATCTTTATGTGTAAATGATTTGAAAAAACTTAGTATTTTAGATGAAAGAATTACCCCTGATATTGTAAGTAAACATTGTTTTGGTATTGGAGCTGTTGATTTTGAGGATTTTTTACATAATCTTTTAAGTGGACAAGATATTGGTGATGATTTGGATTTACTGCTAGAAGAGGGTATGAATGAAATTTATTTACTTAATCAAATAACTTCTTTTGTTCAACAATTATTTATGATAAGTTCTTATGCAAGAGTTCATGGAGCTCCAAATGCAAAAGAGATTTTAGGTTTTATTCCTCCTAAAAATGTTTGGGAAAAAAAGTCTAGATTGGCTATAAATATTAAACCAGATTTATTTTTAGAAATACTAAACTATCTTTTAAAAGTGGAGTTAGAGTTAAAATCTTCAAAGATAGATAATCAAAATCTATATTTACAAGCTTGTCTCAGAAAAATATCAGTTTTAATTAGATAA
- a CDS encoding ribonuclease R family protein yields MLKELFTKLQCHEKEFNSNEIEKLKEFMKDDIVIFDNGEYHLNSKYKVGTVKVNKNRAILHDLLNEHKDIALDFEHLNGAYDGDLVLAKRVFNPRSKIKAKIISVFAGKKSDILVYVKDKKYFTVKENILLQNQKSVESKEGDVLLVDSKSFEISKNLGNIEDAYVDEKISLHLYNEEFRLNPKIEVDAKMDDKKERVDLTNLPFCTIDPNSAKDHDDAIYFDWLNAVLYVAIADVSYFVEEGSKLDIEAFKKSTSAYLPSKVLPMLPNELSEDMCSLKEGVDRYSYVFKIHLDLEKLEVKKSELFEAVINSHRKFSYGRIDRVLDDKLDTYTQVEKEIFDYLVPLYEVTKSFRAKRLKIGYDFRSSEFRLRLNRNNEIQNIEVEKSTASHQLVEECMLFANIEASKKVNSVGIFRIHEEPPFKAISKLVDDVNALGIKVKLQNDVHDTITHIQSKAKTSVIREEIDELIIHAQTQAKYSSKNLGHFGLGFKSYSHFTSPIRRYSDLVLHRILKSKQTPKNIDEICEHISIQERKIDQMVWDYEDRKYARWAMKNIGAEVKARITDNERGYAVTFGEMPGAKIHLDNYKGQVLFSKVKVVIKSSDIITKQIVGSVKY; encoded by the coding sequence TTGTTAAAAGAGTTATTTACAAAATTACAATGTCATGAAAAAGAGTTTAACTCTAATGAAATTGAAAAATTAAAAGAGTTTATGAAAGATGATATTGTGATATTTGATAATGGAGAGTATCATCTAAATTCAAAATATAAAGTAGGAACTGTAAAAGTTAATAAAAACAGAGCTATTTTACATGATTTATTAAATGAGCATAAAGATATTGCTTTGGATTTTGAGCATTTAAATGGTGCATATGATGGAGATTTAGTCTTAGCAAAAAGAGTTTTTAATCCAAGAAGTAAAATAAAAGCAAAAATAATCAGTGTTTTTGCTGGTAAAAAAAGTGATATTCTAGTTTATGTAAAAGATAAAAAATATTTTACAGTAAAAGAGAATATTTTATTGCAAAATCAAAAAAGCGTAGAATCAAAAGAGGGTGATGTTCTTTTAGTAGATAGTAAAAGTTTTGAAATCTCAAAAAATCTTGGAAATATTGAAGATGCATATGTAGATGAAAAAATATCATTACATTTATATAATGAAGAGTTTAGGTTAAATCCTAAGATTGAAGTTGATGCAAAGATGGATGATAAAAAAGAACGAGTTGATTTAACCAACCTTCCTTTTTGTACTATTGATCCAAATTCTGCAAAAGATCATGATGATGCTATTTATTTTGATTGGCTAAATGCAGTATTATATGTAGCTATTGCGGATGTATCTTATTTTGTGGAAGAGGGAAGTAAATTAGATATTGAAGCATTTAAAAAATCTACTTCTGCATATTTACCTTCAAAAGTTTTACCAATGCTTCCAAATGAACTTAGTGAAGATATGTGTTCTTTAAAAGAGGGAGTTGATAGATACTCTTATGTGTTTAAAATTCATTTAGATTTAGAAAAATTAGAAGTAAAAAAATCAGAACTTTTTGAAGCAGTTATAAATTCTCATAGAAAATTTTCTTATGGAAGAATTGATAGGGTTTTAGATGATAAGCTAGATACATATACCCAAGTAGAAAAAGAGATATTTGATTATCTTGTACCTTTATATGAAGTTACAAAAAGTTTTAGAGCAAAAAGATTAAAAATAGGATATGACTTTAGAAGTAGTGAATTTAGGTTAAGACTAAATAGAAATAATGAAATTCAAAATATAGAGGTTGAAAAGTCTACAGCCTCACATCAATTAGTTGAAGAGTGTATGTTATTTGCAAATATAGAGGCAAGTAAAAAAGTAAATAGTGTAGGTATTTTTAGGATACATGAAGAACCACCTTTTAAAGCTATTTCAAAACTTGTAGATGATGTAAATGCTTTGGGTATAAAAGTAAAACTACAAAATGACGTACATGATACTATTACTCATATTCAAAGTAAAGCAAAGACTTCAGTCATAAGAGAAGAGATTGATGAACTAATTATTCATGCTCAAACTCAAGCTAAATACTCTTCTAAAAACTTAGGACACTTTGGTTTAGGATTTAAATCATATTCTCATTTTACAAGTCCTATTAGAAGATACTCTGATTTAGTTCTTCATAGAATTCTAAAATCAAAACAAACTCCAAAAAATATTGATGAAATATGTGAGCATATTTCTATTCAAGAGAGAAAAATAGATCAAATGGTTTGGGACTATGAAGATAGAAAATATGCAAGATGGGCTATGAAAAATATAGGAGCTGAAGTAAAAGCTAGAATTACAGATAATGAAAGAGGCTATGCAGTTACTTTTGGTGAAATGCCAGGAGCTAAAATACATCTTGATAATTATAAGGGGCAAGTCTTATTTAGTAAAGTTAAAGTTGTGATAAAATCTTCTGATATTATCACTAAACAAATAGTTGGTTCAGTAAAATATTAG
- the rpsF gene encoding 30S ribosomal protein S6: MSKLKHYETMFILKPTLTEEETVAQIDLVKATIEKNGGEIVACDDMGSRNLAYEIEKNKRGYYFVAYFKGAPAGILEIERNYRINENILRFIFIKYENKKEIAAWTKMSEEAAKKAN, encoded by the coding sequence ATGTCAAAATTAAAACATTATGAAACAATGTTTATTTTAAAGCCTACACTTACTGAAGAAGAAACTGTAGCACAAATTGATTTAGTGAAAGCTACAATCGAGAAAAATGGTGGAGAAATCGTAGCTTGCGATGATATGGGTTCAAGAAATCTTGCATATGAGATTGAAAAGAACAAAAGAGGTTACTATTTTGTAGCATACTTCAAAGGTGCACCTGCAGGAATCCTTGAAATCGAAAGAAATTACAGAATTAACGAAAATATTTTAAGATTTATCTTCATTAAATATGAAAACAAAAAAGAAATCGCTGCATGGACTAAAATGAGCGAAGAAGCGGCTAAAAAAGCTAACTAA
- the nhaA gene encoding Na+/H+ antiporter NhaA encodes MKVLVRKFLKKESTSGLILMAVTVIALIFSNTFLSEFYTNILHTKIELKVGDFLEISKPVILWVNDGLMAIFFLLIGLEIKRELIMGHLSSFSKIALPAIAAVGGMLFPALVFIFFNHGNDFAMRGWAIPTATDIAFALGIVSLLGKRVPTSLKIFLMALAIFDDLGAIIIIALFYTSQLSFTAIAGALFCIIALYLLNKLEVTLVGVYAIVGSILWIFVLKSGIHATLAGIIIAFSIPLNAINEKHKRISPVRTLQHYIHFWVAFYILPIFAFVNAGIDLRDMSLEKVLNPVSLGIILGLFLGKQIGVFLFTFLAVKFKLAKLPRCTTWVQIYGISVLTGIGFTMSLFIDSLAYQDTNMFFYTDKLGILIGSFLSGIFGYLILRYMKNKKNCNI; translated from the coding sequence ATGAAAGTATTAGTTAGAAAGTTTTTAAAAAAAGAGTCAACATCTGGCTTGATTTTAATGGCTGTGACTGTAATAGCTTTAATATTTAGTAATACATTTCTATCTGAATTTTATACAAACATCTTACATACAAAAATTGAGTTGAAAGTTGGAGATTTTTTAGAAATCTCCAAACCTGTAATTTTATGGGTAAACGATGGATTGATGGCTATTTTCTTTTTATTAATAGGCTTAGAGATAAAAAGAGAATTGATTATGGGGCATTTATCCTCTTTCTCTAAAATAGCACTTCCTGCAATAGCCGCAGTTGGGGGCATGCTTTTCCCTGCTTTAGTTTTTATTTTTTTTAATCATGGAAATGATTTTGCAATGAGAGGTTGGGCAATTCCCACTGCGACTGATATTGCATTTGCTTTAGGTATAGTCTCTTTACTTGGTAAAAGAGTTCCTACTTCTTTAAAAATATTTTTAATGGCGCTGGCTATTTTTGATGATTTAGGAGCAATTATAATTATTGCACTTTTTTACACTTCTCAGCTTTCATTTACAGCAATTGCAGGAGCTTTATTTTGTATAATTGCTCTTTATTTATTAAATAAATTAGAAGTTACTTTAGTAGGTGTATATGCAATTGTAGGTTCAATTCTTTGGATATTTGTATTGAAATCAGGAATTCATGCAACACTTGCAGGGATTATTATTGCTTTTTCAATTCCATTAAATGCAATTAATGAAAAGCATAAAAGGATCTCTCCTGTAAGAACATTACAGCATTATATTCACTTTTGGGTAGCCTTTTATATTCTTCCTATTTTTGCTTTTGTAAATGCAGGTATTGATCTAAGAGATATGTCTTTAGAAAAGGTACTAAATCCAGTCTCATTAGGAATAATATTAGGTCTATTTTTAGGTAAACAAATAGGTGTATTTCTTTTTACTTTTTTAGCAGTAAAGTTTAAATTGGCAAAACTTCCAAGATGTACAACTTGGGTGCAAATTTATGGTATATCAGTTCTAACAGGAATAGGTTTTACCATGAGTCTTTTTATAGACTCTTTAGCTTATCAAGATACTAATATGTTTTTTTACACTGATAAACTAGGAATATTAATAGGTTCTTTTCTGTCTGGTATATTTGGATATTTAATATTAAGATATATGAAGAATAAAAAGAATTGTAATATTTAA
- a CDS encoding DNA-processing protein DprA, whose translation MTKQLNFHIKELDSMKKYPNEIFYKGNTSLLRKRKISIVGTRKPNSYTKQITHKLANELSKREIIIVSGAAIGVDAISHNAAGSLNTIAVIANGLDIKYPAINSKLIDSIEKEGLILSTYKDGEKPRNYTFVHRNELVVALGEILIVTQADEKSGTLTSINYALEMGKKVYTIPHRLNESLGTQKLVEEGLIEPIYNLDKFLDTFGTINKNDSELDTYINSFPLYEEALKKYKEKIFELELEERIIIENGYIKPI comes from the coding sequence ATGACAAAACAATTAAACTTTCATATAAAAGAACTAGACAGCATGAAAAAATATCCAAATGAGATCTTTTATAAAGGTAATACTTCACTTCTTAGAAAAAGAAAAATCTCAATAGTTGGCACTAGAAAACCAAATTCATACACAAAACAAATTACACATAAACTTGCAAACGAATTATCAAAAAGAGAAATTATCATTGTAAGTGGTGCTGCAATAGGAGTAGATGCAATATCTCATAATGCTGCAGGAAGTTTAAATACAATTGCAGTTATTGCAAATGGACTTGATATAAAATATCCTGCAATCAATTCAAAACTTATTGATTCTATTGAAAAAGAAGGTCTCATATTAAGTACTTATAAAGATGGAGAGAAACCAAGGAATTATACTTTTGTACATAGAAATGAGCTAGTAGTTGCCTTAGGAGAAATTCTTATTGTCACACAAGCTGATGAAAAAAGTGGAACATTAACTTCTATTAATTATGCTCTTGAAATGGGTAAAAAAGTTTATACTATACCTCACAGATTAAATGAAAGTTTAGGAACACAGAAACTAGTTGAGGAAGGATTGATTGAACCTATATACAATTTAGATAAGTTTTTAGATACTTTTGGAACCATAAATAAAAATGATAGTGAACTAGATACTTATATAAATAGTTTTCCTCTATATGAAGAAGCATTGAAAAAATATAAAGAAAAGATTTTTGAACTTGAATTAGAAGAAAGAATTATTATAGAGAATGGTTATATAAAACCTATTTAA
- a CDS encoding divergent polysaccharide deacetylase family protein has protein sequence MNSLLAIIVALILVIAYILYTYDTQELKKAKTTTKNIQKTIEKKITEVEEKSEEQINKYVDNIEIKKDQFEEYTKDLYEEYIDKDIIDTTKKKIEDKKEQIEETNQVKQKDKKEQIEEKIIVKKIKEHETLPIQTNKPKLAIVIDDVTTQYQINQINSIGYRTTISVMPPTPDHKNSAKIAQDLPFYMIHFPMEATTYRGEEKHTLHVGDSYETIENRVAQIRKWYPNAKYTNNHTGSKFTENEEGMDNLFRALKKHDFIFMDSRTTSKTLGKKMAKKYNMPYIVRNVFLDNEQDFSYIQNQLKKAIKIAKKNGHAIAICHPHSITIKVLKQSKHLLKDLELIYLNQLPFLNK, from the coding sequence TTGAATTCACTATTAGCAATTATTGTTGCACTTATTTTAGTTATTGCATATATTTTATATACATATGATACTCAAGAATTAAAAAAAGCAAAAACTACTACAAAAAACATACAAAAGACTATTGAAAAAAAAATTACTGAAGTAGAAGAAAAAAGCGAAGAACAAATAAATAAATACGTAGACAATATAGAGATAAAAAAAGATCAATTTGAAGAATATACAAAAGATTTATATGAAGAATATATCGACAAAGATATCATAGACACTACAAAAAAGAAAATTGAAGATAAAAAAGAACAGATAGAAGAAACAAATCAAGTAAAACAAAAAGATAAAAAAGAACAAATAGAAGAAAAAATTATTGTAAAAAAAATTAAAGAGCATGAAACATTACCAATACAAACAAATAAACCAAAACTTGCAATAGTAATAGATGATGTAACAACACAATATCAAATAAATCAAATAAATTCTATAGGATACAGAACAACTATATCTGTAATGCCACCAACTCCAGATCATAAAAATTCTGCAAAAATTGCACAAGACTTGCCTTTTTATATGATTCATTTTCCTATGGAAGCAACTACATATAGAGGTGAAGAAAAACATACTTTACATGTAGGTGATTCTTATGAAACAATAGAAAATAGAGTTGCACAAATTAGAAAATGGTATCCAAATGCAAAATATACCAATAATCATACAGGTAGTAAATTTACAGAAAATGAAGAAGGTATGGATAACCTATTTCGAGCACTTAAAAAACATGATTTTATATTTATGGATAGTAGAACAACAAGTAAAACTCTAGGGAAAAAAATGGCAAAAAAATACAATATGCCATATATAGTGAGAAATGTATTTTTAGATAATGAACAAGATTTTTCATATATACAAAACCAACTAAAGAAAGCAATTAAAATTGCTAAAAAGAATGGTCATGCAATAGCTATCTGCCACCCTCATTCAATTACTATAAAAGTATTAAAACAATCAAAGCATTTATTAAAGGATTTAGAGCTTATCTACTTAAATCAGCTTCCTTTTTTAAATAAATAA
- a CDS encoding succinyldiaminopimelate transaminase produces MNFEKYPFEKLNELLVNVKPNEKYELSALTIGEPKFETPEFIQKSLKENTSFLQKYPASAGLPELKESMINFVQKRFSVTLEMEQIIPTFGTREALFNFPQFALFEKENPTIAFTNPFYQIYEGAARASRAEVIHIDLTKENDFKAKLSNEEMKKCDLVILNYPNNPTSAEMTKSELGDWVKKALEFNFILVNDECYSEIYFDEKEKPASLLEASIEVGNRQFKNVLVMNSISKRSSAPGLRSGFIAGDASILKDYMKYRTYVGCASPVPLQKAAADAWNEESHVEGFRKIYRENFKIAQEILGVNPPKATFYIWLEVEDELEFTKKLFEEKHIKVLPGSFLGREGIGKGYVRIALVENAEKTKEVLTRLKDFIDG; encoded by the coding sequence ATGAATTTTGAAAAATATCCATTTGAAAAATTAAATGAATTATTAGTAAATGTAAAACCAAATGAAAAATATGAATTATCAGCTTTAACAATAGGTGAGCCAAAATTTGAAACACCTGAGTTTATACAAAAAAGTTTAAAAGAAAATACATCTTTTTTACAAAAATATCCAGCTAGTGCAGGTTTGCCTGAGCTTAAAGAGTCTATGATAAATTTTGTACAAAAAAGATTTAGTGTTACACTAGAAATGGAACAAATTATTCCTACTTTTGGAACAAGAGAAGCTCTTTTCAACTTTCCTCAATTTGCACTATTTGAGAAAGAAAACCCAACTATTGCTTTTACTAATCCTTTTTATCAAATTTATGAAGGTGCAGCACGTGCAAGTAGAGCTGAAGTTATTCATATTGATTTAACGAAAGAGAATGATTTTAAAGCAAAGTTATCTAATGAAGAGATGAAAAAATGTGACCTAGTGATTTTAAATTATCCTAATAATCCTACATCAGCAGAAATGACAAAATCAGAATTAGGTGATTGGGTTAAAAAAGCTTTAGAGTTTAATTTTATATTAGTAAATGATGAGTGTTATTCTGAAATATATTTTGATGAAAAAGAAAAACCAGCATCTTTATTAGAAGCAAGTATTGAAGTTGGAAATAGGCAGTTTAAAAATGTATTAGTTATGAACTCTATTTCAAAGAGAAGTTCAGCACCTGGTTTAAGAAGTGGTTTTATAGCTGGAGATGCTTCAATTTTAAAAGATTATATGAAGTATAGAACTTATGTGGGATGTGCTTCTCCTGTACCTTTGCAAAAGGCAGCAGCTGACGCATGGAATGAAGAGTCTCATGTTGAAGGTTTTAGAAAAATTTATAGAGAAAATTTTAAAATTGCACAAGAAATTTTAGGAGTAAATCCTCCTAAGGCTACATTCTATATCTGGCTTGAAGTTGAAGATGAATTAGAATTTACAAAAAAACTTTTTGAAGAGAAACATATTAAGGTATTACCAGGAAGTTTTTTAGGTAGAGAAGGTATTGGAAAAGGCTATGTAAGAATTGCCTTAGTCGAAAATGCAGAAAAAACAAAAGAAGTATTAACAAGATTAAAGGATTTTATTGATGGATAA
- the murC gene encoding UDP-N-acetylmuramate--L-alanine ligase: MKVHFIGIGGIGLSALARFLSNDGHEVCGSDMKSSPITRELENEGIKVSCPQDASNINDDLDLVVYSAAVTDENPELIEARIKQIKTLSRKEALPIILGDKKNYCVAGAHGKSTTTAILASILQSSALIGAISKDFGSNFRYVNDLVAFEADESDASFLLSSPYCSIVTNAEPEHMEYYHYDYDKFFGAYEKFIELGTKKVVNGEDEYIKKLNIENADFLYPSVDIKNLSYLLKDGEPFTKFDLKDLGSFEVWGFGYHIAIDASLAILAALNELSVDEIRENLKNYKGIKKRFDVVQKNDKMVVVDDYAHHPTEIEATMRSVELYDNLTNMNRRIVIWQPHKYSRTSDNLEGFKKCFRRCDELVILPIWTIPGEQIIEIDFKKEFAQYNPIFADSLKASQDRVELVKDGKVFHTFEDGIVLGVGAGDITYQLRH, encoded by the coding sequence ATGAAAGTACATTTTATTGGAATTGGTGGAATTGGACTTTCTGCCTTAGCAAGATTTTTAAGTAATGATGGACATGAAGTTTGTGGTTCGGATATGAAAAGTTCTCCTATTACAAGAGAACTTGAAAATGAAGGTATAAAAGTTTCTTGTCCTCAAGATGCTTCAAATATTAATGATGACCTTGATTTAGTAGTCTATTCTGCTGCTGTTACTGATGAAAATCCTGAATTAATAGAAGCAAGAATTAAACAAATTAAAACATTATCGAGAAAAGAAGCTTTACCTATTATTTTAGGTGATAAGAAAAATTATTGTGTTGCAGGAGCTCATGGTAAATCAACTACGACAGCAATATTAGCTTCTATTTTACAAAGCTCAGCACTTATTGGCGCAATATCAAAAGATTTTGGTTCAAATTTTAGATATGTAAATGATTTAGTCGCTTTTGAAGCAGATGAATCTGATGCGAGTTTTCTTTTATCAAGTCCTTATTGTTCAATTGTGACAAATGCAGAACCAGAGCACATGGAATATTATCATTATGATTATGATAAGTTTTTTGGTGCTTATGAAAAGTTTATAGAACTTGGAACAAAAAAAGTTGTTAATGGAGAAGATGAATATATAAAAAAATTAAATATTGAAAATGCAGATTTTTTATACCCAAGTGTTGATATTAAAAATCTATCTTATCTTTTAAAAGATGGTGAACCATTTACAAAATTTGATTTAAAAGATTTAGGTTCTTTTGAAGTTTGGGGATTTGGATACCATATTGCAATAGATGCCTCTTTAGCAATACTTGCAGCTTTAAATGAATTGTCTGTAGATGAGATAAGAGAAAATCTAAAGAATTACAAAGGCATCAAAAAAAGATTTGATGTGGTTCAAAAAAATGACAAAATGGTTGTAGTTGATGATTATGCACATCATCCAACTGAAATTGAAGCAACTATGAGATCTGTTGAGTTGTATGATAATTTAACAAATATGAATAGAAGAATTGTAATCTGGCAGCCACATAAATATTCAAGAACTAGTGATAATCTTGAAGGCTTTAAAAAATGTTTTAGACGTTGTGATGAGCTTGTAATTTTACCAATTTGGACAATTCCTGGTGAACAAATAATTGAAATAGATTTCAAAAAAGAGTTTGCTCAATATAATCCAATATTTGCTGATAGTTTAAAAGCTAGTCAAGATAGAGTTGAGCTAGTAAAAGATGGAAAAGTATTCCATACTTTCGAAGATGGAATTGTTTTAGGTGTTGGTGCAGGAGACATAACTTATCAATTAAGACATTAA
- a CDS encoding DsrE family protein, which produces MQREAKILWTTNNKETAEHMVLLYAHNAKLKGWMEEVTVLVWGAAQRLINEDKEIQEKVKAMIKDGVKVVACLKCADDMEIKGGLDSCNIDVFYTGEFLSDWIKSGETIISV; this is translated from the coding sequence ATGCAAAGAGAAGCAAAAATCTTATGGACAACGAATAACAAAGAAACAGCAGAACACATGGTACTTTTATATGCTCACAATGCAAAACTGAAAGGTTGGATGGAAGAAGTGACTGTTTTAGTTTGGGGTGCAGCTCAGAGATTAATCAATGAAGATAAAGAGATTCAAGAAAAAGTAAAAGCTATGATAAAAGATGGTGTAAAAGTTGTAGCCTGCTTAAAATGTGCTGATGATATGGAAATCAAAGGAGGACTAGACTCTTGTAATATAGATGTATTTTATACTGGTGAATTTTTAAGTGATTGGATAAAATCAGGAGAAACTATTATTAGTGTCTAA
- the ilvC gene encoding ketol-acid reductoisomerase gives MALNVYYDKDCNIELIKSKKVAMIGFGSQGHAHAENLRDSGVEVVVGLRKGGSSWAKAEAKGFEVKTVADATVGADVVMILLPDENQSEIYYNEIQPNLKDGAYLAFGHGFNIHYGRITPEANGNVMMVAPKAPGHTVRNEFTKGGGIPDLIAVAQDASGDTKEVALAYASAIGGGRTGIIETTFKDETETDLFGEQAVLCGGAVSLVQAGFETLTEAGYAPEMAYFECLHELKLIVDLMYEGGISDMRYSISNTAEYGDYVSGKRVINKESKEAMKEILKEIQDGRFAKDFILEGQSGYPRMNAERANAKASLIEQTGNKLREMMPWISSSKIVDLDKN, from the coding sequence ATGGCATTAAATGTTTACTACGACAAAGATTGTAATATCGAATTAATTAAATCTAAAAAAGTTGCAATGATCGGTTTTGGATCACAAGGGCACGCACACGCTGAGAACTTAAGAGACTCTGGTGTTGAAGTTGTTGTTGGATTAAGAAAAGGTGGTTCTTCTTGGGCAAAAGCTGAAGCTAAAGGTTTTGAAGTTAAAACTGTTGCAGATGCAACTGTTGGTGCAGATGTTGTAATGATTTTATTACCAGATGAAAATCAATCTGAAATCTACTACAATGAAATTCAACCAAACCTTAAAGATGGTGCTTACTTAGCATTCGGACACGGATTTAATATTCACTATGGAAGAATTACTCCAGAAGCTAATGGAAATGTTATGATGGTTGCTCCAAAAGCACCAGGTCACACAGTAAGAAATGAATTCACTAAAGGTGGAGGAATTCCTGACTTAATCGCTGTTGCTCAAGATGCTTCAGGTGATACTAAAGAAGTTGCATTAGCATATGCATCTGCAATTGGTGGTGGAAGAACAGGGATTATTGAAACTACTTTTAAAGATGAAACTGAAACTGACTTATTCGGAGAGCAAGCTGTATTATGTGGTGGAGCTGTATCTTTAGTTCAAGCTGGATTCGAAACATTAACTGAAGCTGGTTATGCTCCAGAAATGGCATACTTCGAGTGTTTACATGAATTAAAATTAATTGTTGACTTAATGTATGAGGGTGGAATTTCTGATATGAGATATTCTATTTCTAATACTGCTGAATACGGTGATTACGTATCTGGAAAAAGAGTTATCAATAAAGAATCAAAAGAAGCTATGAAAGAAATTTTAAAAGAGATTCAAGATGGTAGATTCGCAAAAGACTTTATCTTAGAAGGTCAATCAGGATACCCAAGAATGAACGCTGAAAGAGCTAACGCTAAAGCTTCATTAATTGAACAAACTGGTAATAAATTAAGAGAAATGATGCCTTGGATTTCTTCAAGCAAAATCGTTGATTTAGACAAAAACTAA
- a CDS encoding single-stranded DNA-binding protein — MYNKVVMVGNLTRDIELRYMPNGAALAKSAIATSHKYKTQTGEQKDEVCFLDFNMFGRSAEVANQYLRKGSKVLLEGRLVFEQWTAQDGSNRSRHALRVDTMKMLDSKADSQNMSNDNQGGGYNQNYNQPQGNQYNNNQNAAPQNNQQNSYGGMNNQAQQPAQEHKIPEIDIDNDEIPF; from the coding sequence ATGTATAATAAAGTAGTAATGGTAGGAAACTTAACAAGAGATATTGAATTAAGATATATGCCAAATGGTGCAGCTTTAGCAAAAAGTGCTATTGCAACAAGCCATAAGTATAAGACACAAACTGGAGAACAAAAAGATGAAGTTTGTTTTTTAGATTTTAATATGTTTGGTAGAAGTGCTGAAGTTGCGAATCAATACTTAAGAAAAGGTTCTAAAGTTTTATTAGAGGGTAGATTAGTATTTGAACAATGGACTGCACAAGATGGTTCTAACAGAAGTAGACATGCTCTAAGAGTTGATACTATGAAAATGTTAGATTCAAAAGCAGATTCTCAAAATATGAGTAATGATAACCAAGGTGGAGGATATAATCAAAATTATAATCAACCACAAGGTAATCAATATAATAACAATCAAAATGCTGCTCCTCAAAATAATCAACAAAACAGTTATGGTGGTATGAATAATCAAGCGCAACAACCTGCACAAGAACATAAAATACCTGAAATCGACATCGATAACGATGAGATACCTTTCTAG